In Candidatus Defluviibacterium haderslevense, the following are encoded in one genomic region:
- a CDS encoding Gfo/Idh/MocA family oxidoreductase, with amino-acid sequence MNRRQFLKNTSLTGVGIGVTSHIKAFAPVHKSTVNLGMIAVGFRGQAHLEEFLQRDDVNILAIADPSERMINDALSLFRKFNKKEPAIYRNGNYDYQQLLKRDDIDAVMISSPWEWHITQGVDALKAGKIVGMEVCGGMSIKDCWNIVDTSEKTKLPVMMMENVCYRRDVMAILNMVRKGMFGELIHGQGGYEHDLRGVLFNDGKTAYNSGVEFGDKGYSEAQWRTNHYVKRNGELYPTHGLGPVAVMMDINRGNRMTKLSSVSSKARGLHKYILDHEKGGPNHPNAKVEFKQGDIVNTQIQCANGESILLTHDTSLARPYNLGFRIQGTRGLWQDFGWGDPNQGHIYLEQEMKHSHRWDNSEQWIKDYDHPLWKRYESKAEGSGHGGMDFFVDHAFIECIKRGVDFPLDVYDLASWYAITPLSEQSIKEGGAVMKIPDFTRGQFKKRKSVFGFGDEY; translated from the coding sequence ATGAATCGTAGACAATTTCTTAAAAACACATCTTTGACCGGAGTTGGCATAGGAGTTACATCACATATAAAAGCATTCGCTCCTGTACATAAAAGTACAGTAAACCTGGGCATGATTGCAGTAGGCTTCAGAGGACAAGCACATCTTGAAGAATTCTTACAGAGAGATGATGTGAATATATTAGCCATAGCAGATCCAAGTGAACGAATGATCAATGATGCCTTATCATTGTTTCGAAAATTCAATAAAAAGGAACCTGCCATATATAGAAATGGAAATTATGATTACCAACAATTATTGAAACGAGATGATATAGATGCTGTGATGATATCCTCACCATGGGAATGGCACATTACACAAGGAGTAGATGCACTAAAAGCCGGAAAAATAGTTGGTATGGAAGTATGTGGTGGGATGTCTATCAAAGATTGTTGGAATATTGTAGATACTTCTGAAAAAACCAAACTTCCTGTCATGATGATGGAAAATGTGTGTTACCGTCGGGATGTTATGGCCATATTGAATATGGTACGAAAAGGAATGTTCGGTGAATTAATTCATGGACAGGGAGGTTATGAACACGATCTGCGAGGTGTTTTATTCAATGATGGAAAGACTGCATACAATAGTGGTGTGGAATTTGGTGATAAAGGATACAGTGAAGCGCAGTGGCGGACCAATCATTATGTAAAACGCAATGGTGAATTGTATCCTACTCATGGCTTAGGTCCAGTAGCAGTCATGATGGATATCAATCGAGGAAATCGCATGACCAAATTATCTTCTGTATCAAGTAAGGCACGAGGATTACATAAATATATACTTGATCATGAAAAAGGTGGCCCCAATCACCCTAATGCAAAAGTGGAATTTAAACAAGGCGATATCGTTAATACACAAATTCAATGTGCGAATGGCGAGAGTATATTATTAACGCATGATACCTCATTAGCGCGTCCCTACAATCTGGGTTTTAGAATTCAAGGCACAAGAGGCTTATGGCAAGATTTCGGATGGGGCGATCCCAATCAAGGTCATATATACTTGGAACAAGAAATGAAGCATTCTCATCGATGGGATAATTCCGAACAATGGATTAAAGATTATGATCATCCATTATGGAAAAGATATGAATCTAAAGCTGAAGGTTCGGGACATGGCGGTATGGATTTTTTTGTGGATCATGCTTTTATTGAATGTATTAAACGCGGTGTTGATTTTCCTCTTGACGTATATGATTTAGCATCGTGGTATGCGATTACACCACTTAGTGAACAATCCATCAAAGAAGGAGGTGCAGTTATGAAAATTCCGGATTTCACCAGAGGGCAATTTAAGAAAAGAAAATCTGTGTTTGGATTTGGGGATGAATATTAG
- a CDS encoding undecaprenyl-diphosphate phosphatase, whose translation MTLLQTIIIAIIEGITEFLPISSTGHMILADSLMNIEDPAFVKTFEIAIQLGAISAIVIQYADKLFKSIDIYIKLFIAFIPTAIIGFLAYKIIKLYLFNPLVVAIALILGGIIIIVIDRKMIEKKSSYIHLENISYTNAFFVGLIQCLSMIPGVSRAAATIIGGVYNGFDKKQATEFSFLLAIPTMLAATGYELLKTPVVFTQDHVFKLGIGAIVAFITAWIAVKLFLKIIDQYGFKFFGYYRIVLGVIFLLIVVL comes from the coding sequence ATGACCCTACTTCAAACGATCATCATAGCTATTATTGAAGGTATAACAGAATTTCTACCCATTTCATCCACAGGTCACATGATACTCGCAGATTCACTCATGAATATTGAAGATCCTGCATTCGTCAAAACATTTGAAATAGCGATTCAGCTCGGAGCGATCAGTGCTATTGTCATTCAATATGCTGATAAGTTGTTTAAAAGTATTGATATATATATCAAACTTTTTATTGCTTTTATACCAACAGCTATCATAGGTTTTCTTGCTTACAAGATCATTAAATTATATTTATTTAATCCCCTAGTAGTAGCCATAGCGCTTATCTTAGGAGGTATAATCATAATTGTTATTGATCGTAAGATGATAGAGAAAAAATCAAGCTACATCCATTTAGAAAACATAAGTTATACCAATGCCTTCTTTGTTGGACTGATCCAATGCTTATCCATGATTCCAGGTGTTTCACGTGCAGCAGCTACCATCATCGGAGGTGTGTATAATGGATTTGATAAAAAACAAGCGACTGAATTTTCATTTCTTCTAGCTATACCTACCATGCTTGCCGCTACAGGTTATGAATTATTAAAGACACCCGTTGTATTCACACAAGATCATGTCTTTAAATTAGGCATTGGAGCTATAGTTGCTTTTATTACAGCCTGGATAGCTGTTAAACTTTTTTTGAAAATTATTGATCAGTATGGTTTTAAGTTCTTTGGGTATTATAGGATAGTTTTGGGAGTGATATTTTTGTTGATTGTGGTATTATAG
- a CDS encoding uridine kinase: MFIGVSGGSGSGKTAFIKALRALFNESELGLISEDNYYKAKELQKLDAAGVINFDIPEAIDHDRFIQDLNKLNNDQEVRFLEYAFNNSHSEDRWITIVPADIYIVEGLFIFHNQDVNKMLDLKILIHANEAIKIKRRINRDKNERNYDLEDVLYRYEHHVAPSYAKYIEPYIEGIDIIINNNTSFAKGVDLLSAYIRSKLDAKKSKS, encoded by the coding sequence ATGTTCATTGGGGTATCAGGAGGTAGCGGATCAGGCAAAACGGCTTTTATAAAAGCACTTAGAGCATTATTTAATGAATCGGAATTGGGTTTGATCTCTGAAGACAACTATTACAAAGCCAAAGAATTACAAAAATTAGATGCTGCAGGGGTCATCAACTTCGACATTCCTGAAGCCATAGATCATGATCGATTTATCCAGGACCTCAACAAGCTGAACAATGATCAGGAAGTTCGGTTTTTGGAATACGCTTTTAATAATTCTCATTCAGAAGATCGGTGGATCACCATAGTACCTGCAGACATTTATATCGTAGAGGGTTTATTCATTTTTCACAATCAGGATGTCAACAAGATGCTCGACCTCAAAATCCTCATTCATGCTAACGAAGCTATAAAAATCAAACGAAGAATCAACCGAGATAAAAATGAACGGAACTATGATCTCGAAGATGTGCTCTACCGTTATGAGCACCACGTAGCTCCATCCTATGCCAAATACATTGAACCATACATAGAAGGTATCGATATTATCATCAATAACAATACTTCATTCGCCAAAGGTGTTGATCTGCTGAGTGCTTATATCCGATCAAAACTGGATGCAAAAAAATCGAAATCATGA
- a CDS encoding acyltransferase, protein MKRVKKILKSIILLFSKIELFKFIFGIEHVVRRLRTCRPFLIAPILKNNGAHIGNDINFKGNYTFDNVYEDESSKGDFSNLTIGNKCVIGKNVFFDLTDQIILGDDVGIGAQSMLMTHMDIGRMPMSEYYPRQKAPIKIGSGTFLGAHVIILHGVELGTCCVVAAGTVITKSFPDYSLIAGVPGKLVRNLNENTKVQL, encoded by the coding sequence ATGAAAAGGGTAAAAAAAATACTTAAATCGATTATACTTTTATTTTCAAAAATTGAATTGTTTAAATTTATTTTTGGCATTGAACATGTAGTTAGACGATTGCGAACTTGCAGACCATTTCTCATTGCTCCAATACTAAAAAACAATGGCGCTCATATCGGCAATGACATAAACTTTAAAGGGAATTATACTTTTGACAATGTGTATGAAGACGAATCGTCCAAAGGCGATTTCTCTAACTTAACGATTGGTAATAAATGTGTCATCGGCAAAAATGTATTTTTTGATTTGACAGATCAAATTATTTTAGGAGATGACGTAGGTATTGGAGCGCAATCCATGCTTATGACGCACATGGATATTGGACGTATGCCTATGTCGGAATATTATCCACGACAAAAGGCCCCAATAAAAATTGGATCGGGAACTTTTCTAGGCGCACACGTCATTATACTTCATGGTGTTGAATTGGGAACATGTTGTGTTGTTGCAGCCGGAACGGTTATTACTAAAAGTTTTCCGGATTATAGTTTGATAGCTGGTGTGCCTGGTAAATTGGTAAGGAATCTTAATGAAAACACAAAAGTTCAACTATAA
- a CDS encoding T9SS type A sorting domain-containing protein, translating to MRNNFFFKISLLVFLFISFKLKAQLYLNSNKSLTLLNESNLSHTTIVDFNEKLYTGTFFLDSNQLIIPSDFNNIWVYNTNGLFIEKVHSNIQNLQAAHDLIIQKAESFIYFSIQNRLLKSDLEFNHQEVLISSTNEIYGLAVHEESKRIFYSEPDNKKIFSANLDGSDLKELIYINSGLASIKGIDIDPINNKLYWANTGQGKIQRANLDGTGIEDIIKNITQPQDVIIEANTGNIYWTERGQIASSNTNGSNVKILVDSTIYSSGFLLLDSIQHYLYWSDPLKGSIEKYDIIANKRIGLISNYHPIYDKQVAYDGLNEILYILSEGFLVKHNPDGSNADKISANAPSNHTNLNIMCLDVLNKRVYYFDINGKLLYRNYEGSNEQEIVKSPDIGRFSASDLIFDGRNDKFYFRDERKMYSMNTNGSDLKLILNNNNTNIKLVNLDPINNKLYFYDETFVYKMNTDGSGVEPIIKAAITAMTVDPIKERILIAKSTELYYTDLEGNNEILFTNDTELKSMVYSSERSYLHLPTKNISSTIATDGIILSWIMDDSFNGFSPGLLAGEFTIEKKNSNNEWISIGTINYIQGIKNYQFEDKNLISGKYIYRINYLSSVNKLQSISSNIVVDYVSSVDEITEPALIYYNPIDKNLTYRNLKGQIMIYDLQGKEILVHQVTSDKGTIRLSQLFAGLYHVLYNTSDGFKHIRIFVEN from the coding sequence ATGAGAAATAATTTTTTCTTCAAAATATCATTACTGGTATTTTTATTTATAAGCTTTAAGCTTAAGGCACAACTCTATCTAAATTCCAACAAGAGTTTAACTTTATTGAATGAGAGCAATTTATCACATACAACAATTGTGGACTTTAACGAAAAGCTTTATACCGGAACTTTCTTTTTAGATAGTAACCAATTGATCATCCCTTCAGATTTTAATAATATATGGGTATATAATACCAATGGTTTGTTTATTGAAAAAGTACATTCAAACATCCAAAACTTGCAAGCTGCACATGACCTTATAATTCAAAAGGCAGAATCTTTTATTTATTTCAGTATTCAAAATAGATTATTGAAGTCGGACTTAGAATTCAATCATCAAGAAGTATTGATTTCTTCAACAAATGAAATATATGGCCTGGCTGTACACGAAGAAAGCAAAAGAATATTCTATTCTGAACCTGACAATAAAAAGATCTTTAGTGCTAACTTAGATGGATCAGATTTAAAAGAACTTATTTACATTAATTCAGGTTTGGCATCAATTAAAGGAATCGATATTGATCCAATCAATAATAAATTGTATTGGGCTAATACGGGTCAAGGTAAAATTCAAAGGGCAAATTTAGATGGAACTGGAATCGAAGATATAATAAAAAATATAACTCAACCACAGGACGTCATTATTGAAGCCAATACAGGAAATATATACTGGACTGAAAGAGGTCAAATTGCTTCTTCAAATACCAACGGATCAAATGTGAAGATTCTTGTCGATTCAACTATTTATTCTTCAGGATTCTTATTGTTAGATTCTATTCAACATTATTTATATTGGTCTGATCCATTAAAAGGAAGCATAGAAAAATATGATATTATAGCTAATAAAAGAATAGGACTCATATCAAACTATCATCCTATATACGACAAACAAGTAGCTTATGATGGCTTAAATGAAATTCTATATATCTTATCAGAAGGCTTTTTAGTTAAACATAATCCGGACGGAAGTAATGCAGATAAAATATCCGCTAACGCTCCTAGCAACCATACCAATCTAAACATTATGTGCTTAGATGTATTAAATAAACGGGTATACTATTTCGACATTAATGGAAAATTATTGTATCGAAATTATGAAGGAAGTAACGAGCAAGAAATCGTCAAATCACCAGATATTGGAAGATTTAGTGCTTCGGATTTAATATTTGATGGCAGGAATGATAAATTTTATTTTAGAGATGAAAGAAAAATGTATTCAATGAATACGAATGGGTCCGATCTAAAGTTAATTTTAAATAATAATAATACAAATATTAAATTAGTAAACTTAGATCCAATTAATAATAAATTATATTTCTACGATGAAACATTCGTTTACAAAATGAATACCGATGGTTCCGGTGTAGAGCCTATTATAAAGGCAGCTATCACTGCAATGACTGTAGATCCAATAAAAGAAAGAATATTAATTGCTAAATCTACCGAATTATATTATACTGATCTTGAAGGCAATAATGAAATATTATTTACCAATGACACGGAATTGAAAAGCATGGTTTATTCATCTGAACGTTCCTACCTTCATCTACCTACCAAAAACATCTCGAGTACCATCGCTACAGATGGCATTATTCTAAGCTGGATTATGGATGATTCATTTAATGGATTTAGTCCAGGTTTGCTGGCTGGTGAATTCACTATTGAAAAGAAAAATAGTAATAATGAGTGGATTTCCATCGGTACAATTAATTATATCCAAGGCATAAAAAATTACCAGTTTGAAGATAAAAATCTGATTTCAGGAAAATACATCTATAGAATCAATTATCTATCGAGTGTGAATAAACTCCAATCCATTTCAAGTAATATAGTAGTAGACTATGTTAGTTCTGTTGATGAAATAACTGAACCAGCATTGATCTATTATAACCCTATAGATAAAAATTTGACATATCGTAATCTGAAAGGTCAAATCATGATTTATGATCTTCAGGGAAAAGAAATTTTGGTTCACCAAGTGACTTCTGATAAAGGAACTATCCGGTTATCTCAACTCTTTGCTGGTCTGTATCATGTCCTTTACAATACTTCAGATGGATTTAAACATATTCGTATTTTTGTTGAGAATTAA
- a CDS encoding bifunctional metallophosphatase/5'-nucleotidase, whose protein sequence is MKLLTHLFILLGLFTFIQCGSLHKKSDSTSAKNKNEISFTFLQFNDFYDIAPLENGTIGGAAKMATIRKKLLAEDPQLYTVLAGDFISPSLLGTLKWNGESIKGKQIIQVFNKIGIDLVTFGNHEFDFDVKTLKARINESNFDWVSSNVKLKEDNKLIPFYKVVNGQKINIPEYKILTFKNAQGKEVRVGIVAPCIDSNKPDYIDINKFVSIAPSYYDLKQNKVDIILALSHLSKEEDTQLAKQYPDIKLIMGGHEHDHMNIVLPTCRITKADANARTAYAHRFKYNTKTKQVQIESELIALDASVALDGEVDQIVQEWKGIENKVMREMGFDPEQLLMTLPTPIDVKETSTRNKPTYFGQMIARAMLRAAPKSECAFFNSGGIRMDDMIEKQLSQYDILRALPYGGGIVELDMPGSLLSKVLEAGWNNKSKGGFLQWANIERTPKYIWLINGKEIEPKRMYHVAVNEFLLTGNESGLEFFSAKNPDLQNINRAKPDDLSDIRRDIRLLIIDYIKKGGR, encoded by the coding sequence ATGAAATTACTTACTCATTTATTTATACTCTTAGGATTATTTACTTTCATCCAATGTGGAAGTTTACATAAGAAATCTGACAGTACGTCAGCAAAAAACAAAAATGAAATATCATTTACTTTTTTGCAATTTAATGATTTCTATGATATCGCACCTCTCGAGAATGGTACAATAGGTGGTGCTGCTAAAATGGCTACGATTCGAAAAAAACTACTTGCAGAAGATCCCCAATTATATACGGTTCTGGCTGGAGACTTTATCAGTCCTTCTTTATTGGGTACCTTAAAGTGGAATGGTGAATCCATAAAGGGTAAACAAATCATTCAGGTATTTAACAAAATAGGTATCGACCTGGTCACTTTTGGAAATCACGAATTTGATTTTGATGTAAAGACTTTGAAAGCCAGAATCAATGAATCGAATTTTGATTGGGTTTCTTCGAATGTTAAATTAAAGGAGGATAATAAATTAATTCCATTTTATAAAGTGGTGAATGGCCAAAAGATCAATATTCCTGAATATAAAATTTTAACTTTTAAGAACGCTCAGGGAAAAGAAGTTCGTGTAGGAATTGTTGCACCTTGCATTGATTCTAATAAGCCTGATTATATTGATATAAATAAGTTTGTTTCAATTGCACCTTCATATTATGACTTAAAACAGAATAAGGTTGACATCATCCTTGCACTAAGTCATTTATCCAAAGAAGAAGACACTCAATTAGCAAAGCAATATCCGGACATCAAATTAATCATGGGTGGGCATGAACACGATCACATGAATATTGTGTTGCCCACCTGCAGAATTACTAAGGCAGATGCTAACGCCAGAACAGCTTATGCACATCGATTTAAATACAATACCAAAACAAAACAAGTACAGATCGAATCAGAATTAATTGCATTGGATGCTTCCGTTGCATTAGATGGGGAAGTGGATCAAATTGTACAGGAATGGAAAGGCATTGAAAATAAAGTCATGCGTGAGATGGGATTTGATCCAGAACAATTATTAATGACATTACCGACGCCAATAGATGTAAAAGAGACATCTACAAGAAATAAACCCACCTATTTTGGTCAAATGATTGCCAGAGCTATGTTGCGTGCTGCACCAAAAAGTGAATGCGCTTTTTTTAATTCTGGAGGCATTCGCATGGATGATATGATCGAAAAACAATTATCCCAATATGATATTTTGCGAGCTCTGCCGTATGGTGGTGGTATTGTTGAATTGGATATGCCGGGAAGTCTGTTATCCAAGGTCTTAGAAGCCGGATGGAACAATAAATCAAAAGGCGGTTTTTTACAATGGGCCAACATAGAAAGAACTCCTAAATACATCTGGTTGATTAATGGTAAAGAAATTGAACCCAAACGAATGTATCACGTTGCGGTTAATGAATTTTTATTGACAGGAAATGAATCTGGTTTAGAATTTTTTTCGGCTAAAAATCCAGATTTGCAAAATATAAATCGAGCCAAACCTGATGATTTAAGTGATATCAGAAGAGATATTAGATTATTAATCATTGATTATATTAAGAAGGGTGGGAGGTAA
- a CDS encoding aminotransferase class V-fold PLP-dependent enzyme: MSPFMKQVEEAGIEAIRKRRNPSVLKSSDYFTITEPLRLHFGNIIHSDPKYIAVIPSAAYGLQNAVSNLPIDTGSYALSVTGEFPSDLYTIQKWCNKHSKKLNIISPPQEFEDRGKKWNANIIEAINDDTAVVIMSTIHWQDGTQFDLKAIGQKCKEHQAILIVDGTQSVGVLPIDVHECQIDALICAGYKWLLGPYSLGLAYYSDFFDTGIPMEESWMNKINAQNFAQLTADDEYAIGAQRYNMGESSQFIQAPMLAQSLRQIVEWNPVHIQEYCRQLMQPLIPVIKSKGLWIEDESYRTNHLFGILDPEQNNSEQIFEGFQKNKIFTSLRGRVVRISCYLYNTEQDIEILCKTISNL, from the coding sequence ATGTCGCCATTTATGAAACAAGTGGAAGAAGCGGGAATCGAGGCTATTCGAAAAAGAAGAAATCCCAGTGTGCTAAAATCATCTGATTACTTCACAATTACAGAGCCACTGCGACTTCATTTTGGCAACATCATACATTCAGATCCTAAATATATTGCTGTCATCCCTTCTGCTGCATATGGATTACAAAATGCGGTCTCTAATCTTCCAATCGACACTGGCAGTTATGCTCTTTCTGTAACCGGTGAATTTCCCAGTGATTTGTACACCATTCAAAAATGGTGCAATAAGCATTCTAAAAAACTAAATATCATCTCTCCGCCACAAGAATTTGAAGATCGAGGAAAAAAATGGAATGCCAATATTATTGAAGCCATAAACGATGATACTGCTGTAGTTATCATGTCTACTATTCATTGGCAAGATGGAACACAATTCGATTTAAAAGCCATTGGGCAAAAATGCAAAGAACATCAAGCCATATTAATCGTTGATGGAACACAATCCGTGGGCGTACTTCCCATTGATGTTCATGAATGTCAAATCGATGCATTAATATGTGCAGGATACAAATGGTTGCTCGGTCCTTATTCTTTAGGCCTTGCATATTACAGTGATTTTTTTGATACCGGAATTCCCATGGAAGAATCATGGATGAACAAAATCAATGCTCAGAATTTCGCACAATTAACTGCAGATGATGAGTATGCTATTGGTGCACAAAGATACAATATGGGTGAATCGAGTCAGTTTATTCAAGCCCCCATGTTAGCTCAATCCTTGCGACAAATTGTTGAATGGAATCCAGTCCATATTCAAGAATATTGCCGCCAATTGATGCAACCATTAATACCTGTCATAAAATCTAAAGGTCTTTGGATAGAAGATGAGTCTTACAGAACCAACCATCTATTCGGTATATTGGATCCAGAACAAAATAATTCAGAACAAATATTTGAAGGCTTTCAAAAAAATAAGATATTCACTTCACTTCGAGGTCGAGTAGTAAGAATATCTTGTTATCTATACAACACAGAACAAGATATAGAAATACTTTGTAAAACCATTTCAAATTTATAA
- a CDS encoding DUF4286 family protein: MMLVYNVTVKVDHQIADEWLEWMRTIHIPNVLATGAFNKCRLSKLDMKEDDGVTYVFQYDCFSEDDLNRYMIHDAPALQKEVIDKYATRFVAFRTILNVVEEIYRHDQQS; encoded by the coding sequence ATGATGCTAGTATACAATGTAACGGTCAAAGTGGATCATCAAATAGCTGATGAGTGGTTGGAGTGGATGCGTACTATTCATATTCCCAATGTACTGGCCACAGGAGCTTTCAACAAATGCAGATTATCCAAACTGGATATGAAAGAAGATGATGGTGTGACCTATGTATTTCAATATGATTGTTTTTCGGAAGATGATTTGAATCGTTATATGATTCATGATGCCCCGGCTTTACAAAAAGAGGTGATTGATAAATATGCTACTCGCTTTGTTGCATTTCGCACCATACTCAATGTAGTGGAAGAAATCTATCGACATGATCAGCAATCATAG
- a CDS encoding SUMF1/EgtB/PvdO family nonheme iron enzyme: protein MRFKIFFLIISIGLLFFSFNAFSQTHTSEINNFVLNVPPNVIYIRDNFYCGQTEISNINYREYVYWMGKFYGKNSLKYLSSLPDTRIWNGFPHCFLNLSEQYFVYPKYDDCPVVGISQQQAKEYCKWLSDRYFESLLIQEGFLSMNPNQSKDSFFTIESYLSGTYHNMIPSKDIKQYPSFRLPNLTERSDILTFSKQCTLNNSSRNKSYGIKKLKWTPNDIQSDITPCYTNEIPFVVISKKVKDRNKNAINNLRGNVGEWLNENNLSCGGGWVDKREIILKEDTTTVIYPNAWTGFRVVFEWREWKNE, encoded by the coding sequence ATGCGTTTTAAAATATTTTTTCTAATCATTAGTATAGGATTATTGTTTTTTTCATTCAATGCATTTAGCCAAACACATACAAGTGAAATAAATAATTTTGTTTTAAACGTACCACCAAATGTGATTTATATTAGAGATAATTTTTATTGTGGTCAAACAGAGATAAGTAATATTAATTATAGGGAGTATGTATATTGGATGGGGAAATTTTATGGAAAAAATTCTTTGAAATATTTATCCAGTCTTCCAGATACGCGCATTTGGAATGGATTTCCTCATTGTTTTCTAAATTTATCAGAACAATATTTTGTCTATCCAAAATATGATGACTGCCCGGTGGTTGGTATTTCTCAACAACAGGCCAAGGAATATTGCAAATGGCTTTCCGATAGATATTTCGAGTCATTACTGATTCAAGAAGGATTTTTAAGCATGAATCCCAATCAGTCAAAAGATAGTTTTTTCACTATCGAATCCTATTTATCGGGGACATACCATAATATGATTCCTTCGAAAGATATTAAACAATATCCTTCTTTTAGATTACCTAATCTTACTGAACGTTCTGATATTTTAACTTTTTCCAAACAATGCACATTGAATAATTCTAGTCGAAATAAATCATACGGTATTAAAAAACTTAAGTGGACACCTAATGACATTCAATCTGATATCACTCCTTGCTATACAAATGAAATTCCTTTTGTGGTGATTTCTAAAAAAGTTAAAGACAGGAATAAAAATGCTATTAATAATTTAAGAGGAAATGTTGGAGAGTGGCTAAACGAAAATAATTTAAGTTGTGGTGGCGGTTGGGTTGATAAACGTGAAATTATTTTAAAGGAAGATACCACTACTGTTATATATCCTAATGCATGGACTGGATTTAGAGTAGTTTTTGAATGGCGTGAGTGGAAAAATGAATAA
- a CDS encoding Na+ dependent nucleoside transporter: protein MVLDSLRGLLGVLVLLIICYAVSEHRKRIDWKLVGTGLLLQFIFALLVLKVPMVKSMFEGIASIFVVFLDFTKEGSRFLFGKEMIDNIPTHGYIFAFQVLPTVLFFSAFTSLMYYLGILQKIVYGIAWVMNRSMRLSGAESLSTAGNIFLGQTESPLLIKPYLAKMTRSEILCVMVGGMATIAGGVLAAYVGFLGGTDPVQQQLYATHLLSASIMSAPAAIVATKMILPEVHPEHINHDIEVSKEKIGANMLEAIANGTSDGLKLAVNVGAMLIVFTALIYMVNYTLQHSLGNWFGLNEYVNTLTAGKYTSFSLQFILGSICAPLAWLLGVPSVDMMYAGQLLGEKTILNEFYAYATMGGLKINGLMSERGLIICTYALCGFSNFASIGIQIGGIGALAPNQKSTLAQLGIKALIGGSVACFLTAAIAGLVI from the coding sequence ATGGTATTGGATAGTTTAAGAGGCTTGCTGGGTGTATTGGTATTACTGATCATTTGTTATGCGGTTAGTGAACATAGAAAGCGGATCGATTGGAAATTAGTTGGTACCGGTCTGTTGCTGCAGTTTATTTTTGCATTACTTGTCCTAAAAGTCCCTATGGTTAAGAGTATGTTTGAAGGCATTGCAAGTATATTTGTTGTGTTTTTGGATTTTACTAAAGAGGGTAGTCGCTTCCTCTTCGGAAAAGAAATGATAGATAATATTCCAACCCATGGGTATATTTTTGCGTTTCAGGTTTTGCCCACTGTTTTATTTTTTTCTGCATTTACATCATTGATGTATTATTTGGGAATACTTCAGAAAATAGTATATGGTATAGCATGGGTGATGAATCGGTCTATGAGATTAAGCGGTGCTGAAAGTCTATCTACAGCAGGGAATATTTTTCTGGGACAAACAGAATCCCCTTTATTAATTAAGCCTTATTTAGCTAAAATGACCCGTTCTGAAATATTGTGTGTTATGGTGGGCGGGATGGCGACTATTGCTGGTGGAGTTCTTGCCGCATATGTTGGCTTTCTAGGTGGAACCGATCCCGTTCAACAACAACTTTATGCCACACATTTATTGTCTGCATCTATCATGTCTGCGCCTGCCGCTATAGTAGCCACTAAAATGATTCTCCCTGAAGTGCATCCGGAACATATCAATCATGATATAGAGGTTTCAAAAGAAAAGATTGGTGCTAATATGCTAGAAGCTATAGCAAATGGTACTTCTGATGGGTTAAAATTAGCTGTAAATGTTGGAGCCATGTTGATTGTATTTACGGCACTTATTTATATGGTGAATTACACACTGCAACATTCATTAGGAAATTGGTTTGGCTTAAATGAATATGTTAACACTTTGACTGCTGGAAAGTATACCAGTTTTTCATTACAATTTATCCTGGGAAGTATTTGTGCTCCTTTAGCTTGGCTTTTAGGTGTGCCATCGGTAGATATGATGTATGCTGGTCAGTTGTTGGGTGAAAAAACAATTTTGAATGAATTCTATGCTTATGCGACTATGGGCGGATTGAAAATTAATGGCCTGATGTCTGAACGAGGTTTAATTATTTGTACTTATGCGCTTTGTGGTTTTTCCAATTTTGCTTCCATAGGTATCCAAATTGGTGGAATTGGAGCTTTGGCGCCAAATCAAAAATCTACACTTGCTCAATTGGGAATAAAAGCATTGATTGGTGGTTCTGTGGCTTGTTTTTTAACGGCTGCTATTGCTGGTTTAGTTATATGA